One part of the uncultured Celeribacter sp. genome encodes these proteins:
- a CDS encoding rRNA large subunit pseudouridine synthase E, with protein MARLIAFNKPFDVLSQFTDKGTEGTTRKTLSTFIDVPRVYPAGRLDRDSEGLLLLTDDGKLQAQISNPRHKMAKTYLAQVEGDLTEAALAQLRQGVELKDGLTRPARARRVAEPAWLWPRTPPVRYRKSVPDSWLELTISEGRNRQVRRMTAAVGFPTLRLVRLSIGPWHLEGLESGSWRDDDPRKTQKAKTQ; from the coding sequence ATGGCGCGATTGATTGCTTTCAATAAGCCTTTTGACGTGCTGTCCCAGTTTACGGACAAGGGCACCGAGGGCACGACCCGCAAAACCCTCTCCACCTTCATCGATGTGCCACGCGTCTATCCGGCGGGGCGTCTCGATCGCGACAGCGAGGGGCTGTTGCTGTTGACCGATGACGGGAAACTGCAGGCGCAGATTTCAAATCCACGCCATAAGATGGCCAAGACCTATCTGGCACAGGTTGAGGGCGATCTGACCGAGGCGGCGCTGGCCCAACTGCGTCAGGGGGTTGAATTGAAAGATGGGCTGACGCGCCCTGCCCGCGCCCGACGTGTGGCCGAACCCGCCTGGCTCTGGCCGCGCACGCCACCGGTGCGCTATCGCAAGTCGGTCCCCGACAGCTGGCTGGAACTGACCATTTCCGAAGGCCGCAACCGTCAGGTGCGGCGGATGACCGCTGCGGTGGGTTTTCCGACCCTGCGTCTTGTCCGGCTCTCAATCGGGCCTTGGCATCTGGAGGGGCTGGAGAGCGGTTCTTGGCGTGACGATGATCCGCGCAAGACGCAGAAGGCAAAGACACAATGA
- a CDS encoding methyltetrahydrofolate cobalamin methyltransferase: MTRTVLESKTKTVVIGFDEPFCVIGERINPTGRKKLAAELELGDFSTVEKDALEQVLCGANVLDINSGAVFSNKMAEDPRYADNNFVEPPLMRELVARVQAVVDVPLCIDSSVPDALEQGLEVAEGRPLLNSVTGEEERLERVLPLVKKYNVPVVAIANDDTGISEDPDVRFAVAKKIVERAADFGIPAHDIVVDPLVMPIGAMATAGQQVFALVRRLRDELGVNTTCGASNVSFGLPHRHGINAAFLPMAIGAGMTSAIMNPVRVQEMEAIRAANLLMNHDDNGSKWIGFSRIADKVAEGASFPEAAQAAAAAGSAGGGRRGGGRRRRG; encoded by the coding sequence ATGACCCGCACTGTCCTTGAAAGCAAAACCAAGACCGTTGTCATCGGTTTTGACGAACCCTTCTGCGTCATCGGTGAACGGATCAACCCGACCGGGCGCAAGAAACTGGCCGCAGAACTGGAGTTGGGGGATTTCTCAACGGTTGAAAAGGACGCGCTGGAACAGGTGCTCTGCGGCGCGAATGTGCTCGACATCAATTCTGGTGCGGTGTTTTCCAACAAAATGGCCGAAGACCCCCGCTATGCCGACAACAACTTTGTCGAGCCGCCGCTGATGCGGGAACTGGTCGCGCGGGTGCAGGCTGTCGTCGATGTGCCACTGTGCATCGACAGCTCTGTGCCAGACGCGCTGGAGCAAGGTCTGGAGGTCGCCGAGGGGCGTCCCCTGCTGAATTCGGTGACCGGCGAAGAGGAACGGCTGGAACGGGTGTTGCCGCTGGTCAAAAAATACAATGTGCCGGTGGTGGCAATTGCCAATGATGATACCGGGATTTCCGAAGATCCCGACGTGCGCTTTGCGGTGGCCAAGAAGATCGTCGAACGCGCCGCCGATTTCGGCATCCCCGCCCATGACATCGTGGTCGACCCGCTGGTAATGCCGATCGGCGCCATGGCGACGGCCGGTCAGCAGGTCTTTGCACTGGTGCGCCGATTGCGGGATGAGCTGGGGGTCAACACCACCTGCGGCGCCTCGAACGTGTCCTTTGGCTTGCCGCATCGCCACGGGATCAATGCGGCCTTCCTGCCCATGGCCATCGGTGCGGGCATGACCAGCGCGATTATGAACCCGGTGCGGGTGCAGGAAATGGAGGCCATCCGCGCCGCCAACCTGCTGATGAACCACGACGACAATGGCAGCAAATGGATTGGGTTTTCGCGCATCGCCGACAAGGTGGCCGAAGGGGCGAGCTTTCCGGAGGCGGCGCAGGCCGCAGCGGCTGCAGGCAGCGCGGGCGGCGGCCGGCGCGGTGGCGGGCGTCGCCGTCGGGGCTGA
- a CDS encoding virulence factor: protein MTDLTIIFWRDIPAQVRVGRGRRAARAVLPERFEQAIDRVAMKIGATDGDAYMAEWRDVTEQSDGEAQAAADARAAELDAEYTKDRLLALVRNNGYTPQD from the coding sequence ATGACTGATCTGACCATCATTTTCTGGCGCGACATCCCGGCACAGGTGCGTGTCGGGCGTGGCCGCCGCGCGGCCCGCGCAGTCTTGCCGGAACGTTTTGAACAGGCGATTGACCGCGTTGCGATGAAAATCGGCGCCACAGATGGCGACGCCTATATGGCAGAGTGGCGCGACGTGACCGAACAAAGCGACGGAGAGGCCCAGGCCGCCGCTGATGCCCGTGCGGCCGAACTTGACGCAGAATACACCAAGGATCGGCTGTTGGCGCTGGTCCGGAACAACGGCTATACACCACAGGACTGA
- a CDS encoding Ppx/GppA phosphatase family protein gives MAPKRPKGAGAFPKAVETPAPKTADPAELYAALDLGTNSCRMLIAQPKGSQFHVVDSFSKSVQLGSGLEASGRLCRSSISRTIQALRVCRKKLEKHDVKHMRLVATEACRRAKNSRDFLRRVQRETGLRLEIIKPEEEARLAVISCAPLVSTKTEQLLVVDIGGGSTELVWIDLSTVPRAERPRAIMRLHTGFKNADSPFPHAKVVDWISVPLGVATLMEQFEDVDDDAARFALMSWFFEEKLADFTPYANEPAREGFQIVGTSGTVTTVAASHLGLKRYDRNKVDGLRMTSEQIDRVIRNYLDLGPDGRRADPRIGRDRHELIMSGAAILQALLRVWPTDRLSVADRGLREGLLYAQMSADGVLEEAVP, from the coding sequence ATGGCGCCCAAGCGTCCCAAAGGTGCGGGCGCGTTCCCGAAAGCGGTCGAAACCCCCGCGCCAAAAACTGCCGATCCGGCGGAGCTTTATGCTGCTCTGGATCTCGGCACAAACTCGTGCCGCATGTTGATTGCGCAGCCCAAGGGCAGCCAGTTTCATGTGGTTGACAGCTTTTCCAAGTCTGTCCAGCTCGGCAGCGGGCTGGAGGCTTCTGGTCGGCTGTGCCGTTCGTCGATTTCGCGAACAATCCAGGCTTTGCGCGTCTGTCGCAAAAAGCTCGAAAAACACGACGTAAAACATATGCGTCTGGTCGCGACCGAAGCCTGTCGTCGGGCCAAGAATTCGCGCGATTTCCTGCGGCGGGTTCAGCGGGAAACCGGGCTGCGGCTTGAGATCATCAAGCCCGAAGAAGAGGCGCGTCTGGCCGTCATTTCCTGCGCGCCACTGGTCTCGACCAAGACGGAACAGTTGCTGGTCGTCGATATTGGCGGCGGCTCGACCGAACTTGTCTGGATTGACCTGTCCACTGTGCCGCGCGCCGAACGCCCCCGGGCGATCATGCGGCTGCACACGGGTTTCAAGAACGCCGACAGCCCGTTTCCCCATGCCAAAGTGGTCGACTGGATTTCGGTGCCGCTGGGCGTGGCCACGCTGATGGAGCAATTCGAGGACGTGGATGACGATGCGGCACGGTTCGCGCTGATGTCGTGGTTCTTTGAGGAGAAACTGGCCGATTTCACCCCCTATGCCAATGAACCGGCGCGCGAAGGGTTTCAGATTGTGGGCACCTCGGGGACGGTGACAACCGTTGCCGCCTCGCATCTGGGGCTCAAGCGCTATGATCGCAACAAGGTGGATGGTCTGCGCATGACCTCTGAGCAGATCGACCGGGTGATCCGCAACTATCTGGATCTGGGGCCGGATGGGCGTCGTGCGGATCCACGCATCGGTCGGGATCGTCATGAGTTGATCATGTCGGGGGCTGCGATCCTGCAGGCGCTGTTGCGGGTCTGGCCGACGGACAGGCTGTCTGTGGCTGACCGTGGCCTGCGCGAAGGGCTGCTGTATGCGCAGATGAGTGCCGATGGTGTTCTGGAAGAAGCCGTCCCTTAA
- a CDS encoding YSC84-related protein — MTTSNRRTFMIGLGSAGLLAACDNSLRGNGAATIDARVDSTLNYLYNNYPGTTQLRDKSVGMLVMPLITKAGLGIGGSYGRGALRVGGVTVDYYSSTQATFGLQIGAQQYAHVLFFMTQEALSGFRSSPGWAVGADMEYAIANQGENLSAETITSLAPVIAVVFGQAGLIAGATVEGSKYTRIIP; from the coding sequence ATGACGACTTCGAACCGCCGGACTTTCATGATCGGGTTGGGCAGCGCCGGGCTTTTGGCCGCCTGTGATAACAGCCTGCGCGGCAATGGCGCCGCCACGATCGACGCCCGCGTCGATTCCACGCTGAACTATCTTTACAACAACTACCCCGGCACCACGCAGCTGCGTGACAAATCCGTCGGTATGCTGGTCATGCCTCTGATCACCAAAGCAGGCCTCGGCATTGGCGGTTCTTATGGTCGCGGCGCTCTGCGCGTTGGCGGGGTGACGGTGGATTATTATTCCTCGACCCAGGCCACATTCGGCCTGCAGATCGGCGCCCAGCAATATGCGCATGTTCTGTTCTTCATGACACAAGAGGCCCTTTCGGGCTTCCGCAGCTCGCCCGGCTGGGCGGTTGGCGCGGATATGGAATATGCGATTGCGAACCAGGGTGAAAACCTTTCGGCGGAAACCATCACCTCGCTGGCACCGGTCATTGCCGTGGTCTTCGGTCAGGCTGGGCTGATCGCCGGGGCCACCGTGGAAGGCTCTAAATACACGCGCATCATCCCCTAA
- the hemB gene encoding porphobilinogen synthase, whose product MTKTTAPYPLTRLRRTRKMEALRGLVRENHLSVEDLIWPVFVREGTNEATEIPSMPGVMRLTIDRLVRAAVAVYEQGIPAICLFPYIEPELKTEDCAGAWDPNNLVNRAIRAIKVEVPEMAIMTDVALDPYNINGHDGYVVNGEIVNDMTVEALVKMAVAQAEAGADIIGPSDMMDGRIGAIRRGLEADGHDKVSIMSYAAKYASGFYGPFRDAVGASGALKGDKKTYQMDPANTDEALRLVERDLSEGADMVMVKPGMPYLDVCQRVQDRFAVPTFAYQVSGEYAMLCAAFQNGWLDREKTILESLMCFKRAGCNGILTYFAPEAAKLLRG is encoded by the coding sequence ATGACCAAAACGACCGCCCCTTACCCGCTCACCCGTTTGCGTCGCACACGTAAGATGGAGGCGCTGCGCGGTCTCGTGCGAGAAAACCACCTGTCGGTCGAGGATCTGATCTGGCCGGTCTTCGTGCGCGAAGGCACGAATGAAGCCACGGAAATCCCGTCGATGCCTGGTGTCATGCGGCTCACCATTGACCGTCTCGTGCGGGCAGCCGTTGCCGTCTATGAGCAGGGCATACCCGCCATCTGCCTGTTCCCCTATATCGAACCAGAGCTGAAGACCGAAGATTGTGCCGGCGCCTGGGATCCGAACAATCTTGTGAACCGTGCCATTCGCGCGATCAAGGTCGAGGTGCCGGAGATGGCGATCATGACCGATGTGGCGCTCGACCCCTATAATATCAACGGCCATGACGGATATGTCGTGAATGGCGAGATTGTGAATGACATGACGGTCGAAGCGCTCGTGAAAATGGCCGTCGCGCAGGCTGAGGCCGGTGCAGACATCATCGGCCCGTCGGATATGATGGACGGGCGCATTGGCGCCATCCGGCGCGGGCTGGAGGCCGATGGCCACGACAAAGTGTCGATTATGTCCTATGCCGCCAAATACGCCTCTGGCTTCTACGGTCCGTTCCGCGATGCGGTCGGGGCGTCCGGCGCGCTCAAGGGGGACAAAAAGACCTATCAGATGGACCCAGCCAACACCGATGAGGCGCTGCGCCTGGTCGAACGCGACCTGTCGGAAGGGGCTGATATGGTGATGGTCAAGCCGGGCATGCCCTATCTGGACGTCTGCCAGCGCGTTCAGGACCGCTTTGCCGTGCCGACCTTCGCCTATCAGGTCTCAGGCGAATATGCGATGCTTTGCGCGGCCTTTCAGAATGGTTGGCTGGACCGCGAAAAGACCATTCTGGAAAGCCTGATGTGCTTCAAACGCGCGGGCTGCAATGGCATTTTGACCTATTTCGCACCTGAGGCGGCCAAACTTCTGCGCGGATGA
- a CDS encoding component of SufBCD complex, which produces MDIYQTIFEVIDTRSFSNLWYWIALAVLWSTASHFVLGVPFDMALKARRRGGAHMEDLEDLVRINCSRLLNIAEISGLILTGVAMAILTILAVTGFGYGVEFSQAIFLMLCPMSLVALLSVRTAKRITKDAPKGDDLVRQLRRHRFNVQWIGMLSIFVTGMWGMYQNLTLGALGG; this is translated from the coding sequence TTGGACATCTATCAAACCATCTTCGAAGTGATCGACACCCGATCGTTTTCGAACCTGTGGTATTGGATCGCTTTGGCCGTCTTGTGGTCAACGGCGTCTCATTTCGTGCTGGGCGTGCCTTTCGACATGGCGCTGAAAGCGCGCAGGCGTGGGGGTGCGCATATGGAAGATCTCGAAGATCTGGTTCGCATCAATTGCAGCCGTCTGCTGAACATCGCCGAGATTTCTGGCCTTATTCTCACCGGGGTTGCGATGGCCATACTGACCATTCTTGCGGTCACCGGATTCGGCTATGGTGTTGAATTTTCGCAGGCAATTTTTCTCATGCTCTGTCCGATGAGCCTGGTGGCGCTGCTGAGTGTGCGCACGGCGAAACGCATAACCAAAGATGCGCCAAAGGGCGATGATCTGGTGCGCCAGCTGCGTCGACATCGATTTAACGTGCAATGGATCGGCATGCTGTCGATCTTTGTGACCGGCATGTGGGGGATGTATCAGAACCTCACGCTGGGTGCACTCGGGGGTTAA
- the mfd gene encoding transcription-repair coupling factor, whose translation MTSQTHITLGGAPEGFDAFLLAREVSRSGGPVIHVARDDKRLAALRAALAFFAPDLPVLDFPAWDCLPYDRISPNADLSAQRMATLAALAHGAVPKRFVLLTTLSAATQRVPARDTLSEAAFTLRKGERVNETDLRAFFVRMGFTQAPTVVEHGDYAIRGGIIDVFPPGQELPVRLDFFGDELDGLRRFDPGSQKTIDSLDEISFTPVSEVILDEAAITRFRQNYRIEFGAAGTDDPLYEAVSAGKKHAGIEHWLPYFHERLETLFDYMPEASISLDDQSTAARISRWESIADQYETRREALRAKGRMDSVYKPCPPGLLYLDDAAWDRATEGRRVLHFHPLRQASGPGVLDAGGRVGRNFSPERQMENVNLFEELAGHIQKRRQQGQVVLASWSEGARERLQSLLEDQDLNGLSEIHDWRDVPEGTGGVYLSVWPLEQGFEAPVGEGHSVTVISEQDVLGDRLVRRPSRKKRADNFLTEHSTLSPGDLIVHVDHGVGIFQGLEVVTAAGAPHECLLLEYAGSDRLYLPVENIELLSRYGHEEGLLDKLGGGAWQAKKARMKERIREVADKLIRIAAERHIRKAPIMDPPDDMWEAFCARFPYSETEDQLKAIEDVIDDLEAGRPMDRLICGDVGFGKTEVAMRAAFIAALSGAQVAVIAPTTLLARQHYKSFAERFRGFPINVRPMSRFVSAKAMAQTRDELADGTVDIVVGTHALLAKSVRFQNLGLLIVDEEQRFGVTHKERLKSLKSNIHVLTLSATPIPRTLQMSLTGVRDLSIIGTPPVDRLSIRTYVSEFDTVTVREALLREHYRGGQSFFVVPRVKDIPEIEAFLKDHVPEVSYVIAHGQMAAGELDDRMNAFYDGKYDVLLATTIVESGIDIPTANTMIVHRADMFGLAQLYQIRGRVGRAKTRAYAYLTTKPRAPLTPQAEKRLRVLGSLDMLGAGFTLASQDLDIRGAGNLVGEEQSGQVREVGFELYQSMLEEAITKIKSGEEGISLEDEGQWTPQINLGVPVLIPETYVPDLDVRLGLYRRLSGLHTKVELEGFAAELIDRFGKLPKEVNSLLLVVRIKEKCREAGIARLDGGPKGATLQFHNDKFVNPAGLVDFIHAQKGQAKVKDNKIIIRRDWKRSADKIKGAFAIAQDLARQAKVAAQPVAKKR comes from the coding sequence ATGACATCTCAAACACATATCACGCTCGGTGGAGCGCCCGAGGGCTTTGATGCATTTCTGCTGGCGCGCGAAGTCTCGCGGTCGGGCGGGCCGGTGATCCATGTCGCTCGGGACGACAAACGGCTTGCCGCGCTGCGGGCCGCTCTGGCATTTTTTGCCCCTGATCTGCCTGTGCTCGATTTCCCGGCCTGGGACTGTCTTCCCTATGACCGGATTTCTCCGAATGCGGATCTGTCGGCGCAACGCATGGCGACTCTGGCCGCTTTGGCGCATGGGGCTGTGCCGAAACGCTTTGTTCTGCTGACCACATTGTCTGCCGCGACCCAGCGCGTGCCAGCGCGCGACACGCTTTCTGAGGCGGCGTTTACCCTGCGCAAGGGCGAACGTGTCAATGAGACCGATCTGCGCGCGTTTTTCGTGCGCATGGGATTCACTCAGGCGCCCACTGTGGTCGAGCATGGTGACTATGCCATTCGCGGCGGCATCATCGACGTGTTTCCGCCCGGACAGGAGCTACCGGTGCGTCTTGATTTCTTCGGGGATGAACTCGACGGGCTGCGCCGCTTTGATCCGGGCAGCCAAAAAACGATCGACAGCCTGGACGAGATCAGTTTCACGCCGGTGTCTGAAGTCATTCTGGACGAGGCGGCTATCACCCGGTTTCGCCAAAACTACCGCATCGAATTCGGCGCCGCAGGCACGGATGATCCGCTTTATGAGGCAGTCAGCGCAGGCAAGAAACATGCCGGGATTGAACATTGGTTGCCCTATTTCCATGAGCGTCTGGAAACCCTGTTCGATTATATGCCTGAGGCCTCTATTTCTCTGGATGATCAATCGACTGCGGCACGGATTTCGCGCTGGGAAAGCATCGCAGATCAATATGAGACCCGGCGCGAGGCGCTCAGGGCCAAGGGGCGGATGGACAGCGTCTATAAACCCTGTCCACCGGGGTTGCTCTATCTTGACGATGCTGCGTGGGATCGCGCCACCGAAGGCCGCCGCGTGCTGCATTTCCATCCTTTACGGCAGGCCAGTGGTCCCGGTGTTCTGGACGCAGGCGGGCGCGTCGGTCGCAATTTTTCTCCCGAACGCCAGATGGAGAATGTCAATCTTTTCGAAGAGCTGGCGGGGCATATTCAGAAACGACGTCAGCAGGGTCAGGTGGTTCTGGCCAGCTGGTCCGAGGGTGCGCGCGAAAGGCTGCAATCGCTTCTGGAAGATCAGGACCTCAATGGGCTGAGCGAAATCCACGACTGGCGCGATGTGCCGGAGGGCACGGGCGGTGTCTACCTGTCTGTTTGGCCGCTGGAGCAGGGGTTTGAGGCCCCAGTGGGCGAAGGCCATTCCGTCACCGTCATTTCCGAACAGGATGTGCTGGGCGACCGGCTGGTGCGGCGTCCATCGCGCAAGAAGCGGGCCGACAATTTCCTGACCGAACACAGCACCCTCAGCCCGGGCGATCTGATCGTGCATGTCGATCATGGGGTCGGCATCTTCCAGGGACTTGAGGTGGTCACCGCAGCCGGTGCACCGCATGAATGCCTTTTGCTGGAATATGCCGGTAGCGACCGGTTGTATCTGCCGGTCGAGAACATCGAACTTCTGAGCCGCTATGGCCACGAAGAGGGACTTCTGGACAAGCTCGGCGGCGGCGCCTGGCAGGCCAAAAAGGCGCGGATGAAGGAGCGGATTCGGGAGGTGGCAGACAAGCTCATCCGCATCGCTGCCGAACGCCATATCCGCAAAGCGCCGATCATGGATCCTCCCGATGACATGTGGGAAGCGTTTTGTGCGCGGTTTCCTTATTCGGAGACCGAAGACCAGTTGAAGGCGATCGAGGATGTGATCGACGATCTGGAAGCCGGTCGTCCCATGGATCGCTTGATCTGTGGTGATGTGGGCTTTGGCAAGACCGAAGTCGCCATGCGCGCGGCCTTTATCGCGGCCCTGTCGGGGGCACAGGTGGCGGTGATCGCACCGACCACGCTTTTGGCGCGCCAACACTACAAAAGCTTTGCCGAACGCTTTCGTGGGTTCCCGATCAACGTGCGCCCGATGTCACGGTTTGTGTCGGCCAAGGCCATGGCGCAGACACGCGACGAACTGGCTGACGGCACGGTGGACATCGTGGTCGGCACCCATGCACTTTTAGCCAAAAGCGTGCGTTTTCAAAATCTTGGACTTCTGATTGTAGATGAAGAACAACGATTTGGTGTAACCCACAAAGAGCGGCTGAAATCGCTGAAATCCAACATTCACGTTCTGACCCTCTCGGCCACGCCGATCCCCCGAACCCTGCAGATGTCTTTGACCGGGGTGCGGGATCTGTCCATCATCGGCACGCCGCCGGTGGATCGCCTGTCGATCCGCACCTATGTGTCCGAATTCGACACCGTCACCGTACGCGAGGCGCTTTTGCGCGAACATTATCGCGGCGGGCAGAGTTTCTTTGTGGTGCCGCGGGTCAAGGACATTCCCGAGATTGAAGCCTTTCTGAAGGATCACGTTCCCGAGGTCAGCTATGTCATTGCGCATGGCCAGATGGCGGCAGGTGAGCTTGATGACCGGATGAATGCCTTTTACGACGGGAAATATGACGTGCTGCTGGCGACCACCATCGTCGAAAGCGGAATCGATATTCCTACGGCCAACACGATGATCGTGCATCGCGCAGATATGTTCGGGCTGGCGCAACTCTATCAGATCCGGGGCCGGGTTGGGCGCGCGAAAACCCGCGCCTATGCCTATCTGACGACAAAGCCGCGTGCGCCGCTGACGCCGCAGGCCGAAAAGCGACTACGGGTTCTGGGCAGTCTGGATATGCTGGGAGCGGGCTTTACGCTGGCCTCTCAGGACCTCGACATCCGTGGCGCGGGCAATCTGGTCGGCGAAGAGCAGTCGGGACAGGTGCGCGAAGTCGGGTTCGAGCTGTATCAATCCATGCTCGAAGAGGCGATCACCAAGATCAAATCCGGCGAAGAGGGCATCAGCCTTGAAGATGAAGGCCAATGGACGCCGCAGATCAATCTGGGGGTGCCAGTGTTGATCCCGGAAACCTATGTGCCGGATCTGGATGTACGTTTGGGTCTTTACCGGCGCCTGTCCGGTCTGCACACAAAGGTCGAGCTGGAAGGGTTCGCAGCCGAGCTGATCGACCGTTTTGGGAAATTGCCCAAAGAGGTCAATAGTTTGCTCCTTGTTGTTCGGATCAAGGAAAAATGCCGCGAGGCGGGCATTGCGCGGCTGGATGGTGGTCCAAAAGGGGCAACGCTGCAGTTCCACAACGATAAATTCGTCAATCCTGCGGGGCTCGTGGACTTTATTCACGCCCAAAAGGGGCAGGCCAAGGTCAAGGACAACAAGATCATCATTCGACGCGACTGGAAACGCAGCGCAGATAAGATCAAAGGCGCGTTTGCGATTGCTCAGGACCTTGCCCGTCAGGCCAAGGTCGCTGCGCAACCGGTTGCAAAGAAACGTTGA
- a CDS encoding multidrug effflux MFS transporter, with translation MPRRLPQLEFTILLAVLFATVAFSIDAMLPGLPDIAAELSPDAPNRAQLVLTSFVFGMGFGTLLSGPFSDHFGRKPLILSGLLLYAIGATIAGLSSTMEGMLIGRAIQGFGAAVPRTVGIAMVRDLYEGREMAKITSFVMTIFMIAPAAAPSVGAFIIAGFGWHGIFAAFVLIALFSGTWLALRQGETLTPENHRKLNWADLWEGTVQVLGNYNIRLYIMVLVLGFGQMFSILSSVQQIYEDTFDLADSFPLFFGLTAVISAVGAILNGRLVTRLGMHFMIRLGYGISLVGSVIALVLNLTGLAQGGVAFPLFFAWTVCMFFINAFTFGNLNALALVPLGRIAGLANSIIGALFTMGSVIIAAPVGLMFNGTPIPVMTAGVICSALALIIFSFERKDA, from the coding sequence ATGCCTCGTCGCCTGCCACAACTTGAATTCACCATTTTGCTCGCCGTGCTTTTTGCCACTGTGGCATTTTCCATCGACGCCATGCTGCCGGGCCTGCCCGACATCGCGGCGGAATTGTCCCCGGATGCGCCGAACCGCGCGCAATTGGTGTTGACCTCTTTCGTTTTCGGTATGGGCTTCGGCACGCTGCTGAGCGGTCCGTTCTCCGACCATTTCGGGCGTAAACCGCTTATCTTGTCGGGCCTTCTGCTCTATGCCATCGGCGCGACAATCGCCGGGCTGTCGAGCACCATGGAAGGCATGCTGATCGGTCGCGCCATTCAGGGCTTTGGCGCCGCTGTTCCACGCACCGTCGGCATCGCCATGGTGCGCGACCTTTACGAGGGACGCGAGATGGCGAAGATCACCTCTTTCGTCATGACCATCTTCATGATCGCACCGGCCGCAGCCCCGTCTGTCGGGGCCTTCATCATCGCAGGCTTCGGCTGGCACGGTATCTTTGCAGCCTTCGTGCTGATTGCGCTCTTTTCGGGCACATGGCTTGCGCTTCGTCAGGGGGAAACCCTCACACCGGAAAATCACCGCAAACTCAACTGGGCCGATCTGTGGGAGGGAACGGTTCAGGTTCTGGGCAACTACAACATCCGCCTTTACATCATGGTCCTCGTTCTGGGCTTTGGGCAGATGTTTTCGATCCTGTCGTCGGTTCAACAGATCTATGAAGACACATTTGATCTCGCGGACAGTTTCCCGCTTTTCTTCGGTCTGACAGCGGTCATCAGCGCGGTGGGTGCAATCCTGAACGGACGCCTCGTCACCCGGCTTGGCATGCACTTCATGATCCGCCTTGGCTACGGCATTTCGCTTGTCGGCTCGGTGATCGCGCTTGTGCTGAACCTGACCGGGTTGGCGCAGGGCGGCGTGGCCTTCCCGCTCTTCTTTGCCTGGACCGTCTGCATGTTCTTCATCAACGCCTTCACCTTTGGCAACCTGAATGCGCTGGCGCTGGTGCCGCTGGGACGGATCGCCGGTCTGGCGAATTCGATCATCGGGGCTCTGTTCACCATGGGCTCTGTTATCATCGCCGCCCCGGTTGGGCTGATGTTCAATGGGACGCCGATCCCGGTGATGACCGCCGGGGTGATCTGCTCCGCACTTGCGCTGATCATTTTCAGTTTTGAACGCAAAGACGCGTAA
- a CDS encoding methyltransferase, which translates to MIPPTIWIGLCGVLAWVVIVTHAACAPSRRLWPPRHRPGPLTLMWSWGFTILIYVGVIQTGLIEGNRLKLPDVIRWGLGGGMALMGSALQSWGVAALGLSATAGFARDGSYPPTPISIGPYRYMRHPQYVGQAVSLVGLALASGGLWVWGLTVAALLAFIAVARLESLHLRTTHASTS; encoded by the coding sequence GTGATCCCCCCAACGATCTGGATCGGCCTCTGCGGCGTACTGGCCTGGGTTGTCATCGTGACGCATGCGGCCTGCGCGCCCTCGCGGCGCCTCTGGCCGCCACGTCACCGTCCTGGACCGCTCACACTGATGTGGTCCTGGGGTTTTACCATTCTCATCTATGTCGGGGTGATCCAGACCGGCCTAATCGAGGGCAACCGGCTGAAGCTGCCCGACGTGATCCGCTGGGGGCTTGGTGGCGGCATGGCGCTCATGGGCAGCGCGCTGCAAAGCTGGGGCGTGGCAGCGCTGGGCCTGTCGGCGACGGCGGGATTTGCCCGGGATGGCAGCTACCCACCTACCCCAATCAGCATCGGCCCCTACCGCTATATGCGCCATCCGCAATATGTAGGTCAGGCCGTATCGCTTGTTGGTCTGGCGCTTGCCTCCGGTGGGCTGTGGGTTTGGGGGCTGACTGTCGCAGCGCTCCTTGCATTCATTGCAGTTGCCCGCCTTGAGAGTCTGCATCTACGCACAACCCATGCCAGCACGAGCTGA